In a single window of the Pocillopora verrucosa isolate sample1 chromosome 4, ASM3666991v2, whole genome shotgun sequence genome:
- the LOC131796728 gene encoding uncharacterized protein isoform X2, whose translation MSAASDYPDVVPKSAPEARGIDFCGTKKTFYIIRSDVGVYMSCEDIHTGKRIKIHRLSEACRWGDHYLATNSYFYIIKGDEYRRITDLSKDDDAVVYSLHCNCRGGSGYYSAFGNWYIVFAKRGTYRRVSNMNKDEDAVEYKIHQAFQDGIYFWGTKNYVYCLEQAGKWGVTYHRSTSMNLNKDCGNFSVHESVLKFLPGGMAQTYGKVFGCWKEVKCLRNDSDTAIEWEKTIKKTVGFDRSTMSSIESEWSIETTISEEKEIKAQVSKLIECLCKVQYGLRETFGGKMVNTEQFKWSDTTEIEETVKVKIPPNTKLYVWQFQMGFGEKNNLFSLDTAITYDETPPEKRLEYFKH comes from the coding sequence ATGTCCGCCGCTTCAGATTATCCGGATGTCGTGCCAAAGAGTGCACCTGAGGCCAGAGGAATAGACTTTTGTGGTACTAAAAAAACCTTCTACATCATCCGTTCCGATGTGGGTGTCTACATGAGTTGCGAAGATATTCACACTGGAAAACGTATCAAGATTCACCGTTTAAGTGAGGCCTGTAGATGGGGCGATCATTACTTGGCCACTAACTCTTATTTCTACATCATTAAAGGAGATGAGTATCGTAGAATTACCGACCTGAGTAAAGACGATGACGCTGTGGTTTACTCTCTTCATTGCAACTGTCGCGGAGGAAGCGGCTACTACTCTGCCTTTGGTAATTGGTACATCGTGTTTGCCAAGAGAGGCACCTACAGACGAGTGAGTAACATGAACAAAGATGAAGACGCCGTTGAATATAAAATCCACCAAGCGTTCCAAGATGGCATCTATTTCTGGGGTACCAAGAATTACGTCTACTGTCTGGAGCAGGCTGGAAAATGGGGTGTCACCTATCACAGAAGCACCAGCATGAACTTGAACAAAGATTGCGGCAACTTCAGCGTTCACGAGTCAGTGCTCAAGTTCCTCCCTGGTGGTATGGCGCAAACCTATGGAAAAGTGTTTGGGTGTTGGAAAGAAGTAAAATGTCTTCGAAACGACTCCGACACTGCTATTGAATGGGAAAAAACCATCAAGAAAACCGTTGGATTTGACAGGAGCACAATGTCCTCCATAGAGTCTGAATGGTCCATCGAGACGACAATAAGCGAAGAAAAGGAGATTAAAGCCCAAGTTTCGAAATTGATTGAGTGTCTCTGTAAAGTTCAGTATGGCCTCAGGGAGACGTTTGGTGGAAAGATGGTCAACACAGAGCAGTTCAAGTGGAGTGACACAACTGAAATAGAAGAAACCGTTAAGGTGAAAATCCCACCGAATACCAAGCTGTACGTTTGGCAGTTTCAAATGGGCTTTGGAGAGAAGAATAACCTCTTCAGTCTTGACACTGCTATCACATACGATGAAACACCACCTGAGAAACGATTAGAGTACTTTAAGCATTAG
- the LOC136280393 gene encoding arginine and glutamate-rich protein 1-like → MACRSDVPPNTSETKESGARKKRTVKPSPKALQNAIDSKRKELSKSRKELLRVMQSVEQSASHESEIGTAARDLATASENFGRMMKELLDLYDQDLYGDYTKEAQLVEENETLKRALLLVEKTKNRLSKSSKYLETRSVASRSSCPSSRLSSASKSSSTMARLQALADAKAAREEAQYARLIAQKELERRTRDAEAERTRQQEIAQFESEMAILSADKKAAIANAKLEVFEDARRLEENLERESQLRDFEVPEIKMEHRTSRWVYSSPTLSPPRAENATRYEREHDPRDTTERTKPLSPVAPKFESLKKCLSSQNLPTQTQIHQARILLTKIAERIKTRPSIADR, encoded by the coding sequence ATGGCATGCCGAAGTGACGTTCCGCCGAATACCAGCGAAACCAAGGAGTCCGGAGCTAGGAAGAAAAGAACAGTAAAACCTTCGCCAAAGGCTCTACAAAACGCCATAGATAGTAAACGTAAAGAATTAAGTAAATCACGTAAAGAGCTCCTGAGGGTTATGCAATCGGTAGAGCAAAGTGCTAGTCATGAAAGTGAAATCGGAACCGCAGCGCGCGACCTCGCGACAGCGTCCGAAAATTTCGGAAGAATGATGAAGGAATTGCTTGACCTGTACGATCAAGACCTGTATGGGGACTACACGAAAGAGGCCCAGCTTGTGGAGGAAAACGAAACCTTAAAACGCGCCCTCCTCCTGGtcgaaaagacaaaaaatagaTTAAGTAAGTCGAGCAAATATTTGGAAACACGATCCGTCGCTAGTCGTTCATCTTGTCCTTCATCTCGCCTTTCATCCGCCTCAAAATCTAGCAGCACGATGGCTAGGCTACAGGCGCTGGCCGACGCTAAAGCAGCCAGAGAAGAAGCCCAGTACGCTCGACTCATAGCGCAAAAGGAACTCGAGCGAAGGACGCGCGACGCTGAAGCGGAACGAACTCGTCAACAGGAAATCGCACAGTTTGAGTCCGAGATGGCGATCTTAAGTGCAGATAAAAAGGCCGCGATAGCAAACGCTAAGCTCGAGGTTTTCGAAGACGCCCGCCGATTGGaggaaaatttggaaagagAGTCACAATTACGGGACTTCGAAGTCCCCGAAATTAAAATGGAGCATCGCACATCGCGATGGGTGTACTCTTCTCCCACACTTAGCCCCCCACGCGCGGAAAATGCAACGCGTTACGAGCGTGAACACGATCCGCGAGACACAACGGAGCGAACAAAACCACTATCACCGGTCGCCCCGAAATTtgagtctttaaaaaaatgtctcaGCAGCCAAAACCTCCCGACCCAAACCCAGATCCACCAGGCCAGAATTCTACTAACGAAGATCGCAGAACGCATCAAGACACGGCCTTCAATCGCCGACCGCTGA
- the LOC131776816 gene encoding uncharacterized protein isoform X1 encodes MSAASDYPEIVPKSAPEARGIDFCGTKKTFYIIRSDVGVYMSCEDIHTGKRIKIHRLSEACRWGDHYLATNSYFYIIKGDEYRRVTDLSKDDDAVVYPLHCNCRGGSGYYSAFGNWYIVFAKRGIYRRVSNMNKDEDAVEYKIHQAFQDGIYFWGTKNYVYCLEQAGKWGVTYHRSTNMNLNKDCKDFSVHESVLKFLPGGMAQTYGKVFGYWKEVKCLRNDSNTAIEWEKTIKKTVGFDRSTMSSIESEWSIETTISEEKEIKAQVSKLIECLCKVQYGLRETFGGKMVNTEQFKWSDTTEIEETVKVKIPPNTKLYVWQFQMGFGEKNNLFSLDTAITYDETPPEKRLEYFKH; translated from the coding sequence ATGTCCGCCGCTTCAGATTATCCGGAGATCGTACCAAAGAGTGCACCTGAGGCCAGAGGAATAGACTTTTGTGGTACTAAAAAAACCTTCTACATCATCCGTTCCGATGTGGGTGTCTACATGAGTTGCGAAGATATTCACACTGGAAAGCGTATCAAGATTCACCGTTTAAGTGAGGCCTGTAGATGGGGCGATCATTACTTGGCCACTAACTCTTATTTCTACATCATTAAAGGAGACGAGTATCGCAGAGTTACCGACCTGAGTAAAGACGATGACGCTGTGGTTTACCCTCTTCATTGCAACTGTCGCGGAGGAAGCGGCTACTACTCTGCCTTTGGTAATTGGTACATCGTGTTTGCGAAGAGAGGCATCTACAGACGAGTGAGTAACATGAACAAAGATGAAGACGCCGTTGAATATAAAATCCACCAAGCGTTCCAAGATGGCATCTATTTCTGGGGTACCAAGAATTACGTCTACTGTCTGGAGCAGGCTGGAAAATGGGGTGTCACCTATCACAGAAGCACCAACATGAACTTGAACAAAGATTGCAAAGACTTCAGCGTTCACGAGTCAGTGCTCAAGTTCCTCCCTGGTGGTATGGCGCAAACCTATGGAAAAGTGTTCGGGTATTGGAAAGAAGTAAAATGTCTTCGAAACGACTCCAACACTGCTATTGAATGGGAAAAAACCATCAAGAAAACCGTTGGATTTGACAGGAGCACAATGTCCTCCATAGAGTCTGAATGGTCCATCGAGACGACAATAAGCGAAGAAAAGGAGATTAAAGCCCAAGTTTCGAAATTGATTGAGTGTCTCTGTAAAGTTCAGTATGGCCTCAGGGAGACGTTTGGTGGAAAGATGGTCAACACAGAGCAGTTCAAGTGGAGTGACACAACTGAAATAGAAGAAACCGTTAAGGTGAAAATCCCACCGAATACCAAGCTGTACGTTTGGCAGTTTCAAATGGGCTTTGGAGAGAAGAATAACCTCTTCAGTCTTGACACTGCTATCACATACGATGAAACACCACCTGAGAAACGATTAGAGTACTTTAAGCATTAG
- the LOC131776816 gene encoding uncharacterized protein isoform X2, translated as MSAASDYPEIVPKIASEAKGTDFCGDKNSCYIIRSDVGVYMRCKDIHAGQDIKIHRLSEACRWGDHYLATDSHFYIIKGDEYRRVTDLSKDEDAVVYSLHRNCRGGSGYYSAFGYWYIVFANRGTYRRVSNMNKDEDAVEYKIHQAFQDGIYFWGNNNYVYCLKQAGERGVTYHRSTNMNLNKYCGDFSVHKLVLKFIPGGIAHTHGKVFGYWKDVKCLQNDSDTAIEWGKPIKKTVGFDRSTMSSIELEWSIEMGISEEVGIKAQVSELIEALCKVQYSLKERFGGKLVNTEQFEWSDTTEEDENVKLKIPPNTKLYVWQFQMGFGKKENLFSYDTAITYGKTPPEETLEYFMH; from the coding sequence ATGTCTGCCGCTTCAGATTATCCGGAGATCGTGCCGAAGATTGCATCTGAGGCTAAAGGAACAGACTTTTGTGGTGATAAAAACAGCTGCTATATTATCCGATCTGATGTGGGTGTCTACATGAGGTGCAAAGATATTCACGCTGGTCAAGATATCAAGATTCACCGTCTAAGTGAGGCCTGTAGATGGGGCGATCACTACTTGGCCACTGACTCTCATTTCTACATCATTAAGGGAGATGAGTATCGCAGAGTCACCGACCTGAGTAAAGACGAGGACGCTGTGGTTTACTCTCTTCATCGCAACTGTCGCGGAGGAAGCGGCTACTACTCTGCCTTTGGTTATTGGTACATCGTGTTTGCCAACAGAGGCACCTACAGACGAGTGAGTAACATGAACAAAGACGAAGACGCCGTTGAGTATAAAATCCATCAAGCGTTCCAAGATGGCATCTATTTCTGGGGTAACAATAATTACGTCTACTGTCTGAAGCAGGCTGGAGAAAGGGGTGTCACTTATCACAGAAGCACCAACATGAACTTGAACAAATATTGCGGCGACTTCAGCGTTCACAAGTTAGTGCTCAAGTTTATCCCTGGTGGTATAGCGCACACCCATGGAAAAGTGTTCGGGTATTGGAAAGAtgtaaaatgtcttcaaaacGACTCCGACACTGCCATTGAATGGGGAAAACCCATCAAGAAAACCGTTGGATTTGACAGGAGCACAATGTCCTCCATAGAGTTGGAATGGTCCATCGAGATGGGAATAAGCGAAGAAGTAGGAATCAAAGCCCAAGTTTCAGAATTGATTGAAGCCCTCTGTAAAGTTCAGTATAGCCTCAAAGAGAGGTTTGGGGGAAAGTTGGTCAACACAGAGCAGTTCGAGTGGAGTGACACCACTGAAGAAGACGAAAACGTTAAGCTGAAAATTCCACCGAACACCAAGCTGTACGTTTGGCAGTTTCAAATGGGCTTTGGAAAGAAGGAGAACCTCTTCAGCTATGACACTGCGATCACATACGGTAAAACACCACCTGAGGAAACATTAGAGTATTTCATGCATTAA